The following DNA comes from Anastrepha obliqua isolate idAnaObli1 chromosome 1, idAnaObli1_1.0, whole genome shotgun sequence.
atttaaatagtttatttgaCAGACTGAAGATGTATTCACACACATCCATCAcatattttttgtcatattcAGTCCTTTCAAtgttttgttaagattttgaATGTCTATACATTACAtgcctatacatacataaaaaaggtcattattttaaatatcacataaaacCAAATTTCGAACATGgccaaaagtttataaaaattgtacaaaGGTTCACCacaattttagaatatttggaaataaatttgtaaattgcactttattgtaataaattctAAATCTTACTAATATcctaactttaataaaaaaaatcgttaattttGGACATCTTTCGCATTTTCTTCTTCCATTTAACGCATTTTCTTCTAGACAATATAGCAAGcattgaataaacaaaaaaatactaaaacttgTTAAGATATCTCGACGCAATTTTGTTTCCTCCacactgtacatatataaactGCGACGTCATGATAACTTtttgtgtgattttttttttttcaagtaacgATAATATGTTTTCCTGTTACTACTTGTAAGCGGCAGAACTGTGCCTTGCCTTGCCTTGGCTGATGTATGTGAAACacctaatacagggtggctgatgaaagccgctaccaaaaaaaaattgaataactttttttctttttaagttatctgttccatttttgttttaatttgcagattgatctttaaaatttattaaaatggataactgggacacgcaaacaagaatttggatagtccgccgctatcacgcactggagtccgtagttttggtacagagagagtacaggcggatgtttggcggcgatcccccgagcagatggaccataatgagactggtgaataattttgctgagcaaggaacagtcgcaagaaggccttgtcatcgaaacccaccagttcggacggaggaagcgatcgctgctgtagctgcagctatacaaagcaatccaagggtttcaacaagaagcttatctgctcaacttggtgtcagccgacagtctttgcaaacaataatgcacaaagatttagacttatttccctacaaaattcaaatggttaacaaactgaatgcagcagacttgccgattcgcttggaattttgccagaagatcctgcaaatggtggaagaagaccaaaacatgttaaactgccttttcatgtctgatgaggcccatttcgatttaaacggcaatgtgaacaaacaaaattgtcgaatatggagtacttctaacccacagatactccacgagacggaattgcatcctcttcgcgtgacagtgtggtgtgcggtttcttcacgctgcattgtcgggccttatttttttgaagaaaatggtcacaccgttacggttactggagaccgttatttgaaaatgctgaaagaatttttctatccagaactacgccgaaagagaattcctttcaactctgtgtggtttcaacaagatggggcaacgtctcacatagcccagactgttatgacagagttgcgacgaaaatttcccaataaactgatttcaagaaactccgaatttcgttggccccccaggtcgcctgaccttactgcacctgactttttcttgtggggtttatgtaaacaagaagtttataaaacaaagccaacaaatttggatgaactaaaacaatccattcgggcaacaattgcggctattcctgtcgcaactctcaaagcagcaatgaacaactttttactaagatgccgcacttgtgtcaacgagcatggggggcatttaaattcaattatttttaaaactagttaagctacatttaataaaatttaatgaccttcaacttgaaaaaaaaaataaatgaattccatacactaaaaaaaagttatttgagtttcttaatgtagcaaaattcatcagccaccctgtaaatCCTCATTTATAAAAACCAAGGGTTAAGGTGTCAATTCAAGATGAGCAGCACtgtcgaattttttgaaaaaaacaactgaATGCTGAAGTAGTGCCTTCGCAGAAAATTGCAAAATGGCAAAAAGCTTGCATTAAAAGGGTTGCATATGGGCGAAATAGTTTGGTAGTAGTACAGTCGATTGATCGTTGATTGGCGTTGCATTTCAATATTCTATTggaaatattgataaaaaaggCATTTAGAGACAATAGTTTAGAGCAAAAGTTGTACTCTTGTGTTCGTATCGTATATCAAGTTGCAAATCAACACACGTAGTATTTTGCTACACCCTTGATTATCGCGCGCCACTTTGTGCACACTGACGCCAATTCATGCGCTTTTTCCTTTGTCATTTTCTTTCGGTGCTCATTTTGAAAAAGGTAACAAATAGAACCGACGCCGTGCTTCGTGTTTGCTAGTAATTAGTCGAAAATTGCATAAattcaagaagaaaaaaaattataaagtgtgtttattaaaatcattgaatatttaatatatttatttgaatatttgttaTGAAATAGTTGCTGGGAAGTAAAAATTTCGTTGAAAACATCGTTGGTACCAAATATTCGCATTGAGAAAATCAGTcacgcacgcatacatacacaagtaaGCGGCGTCAATCACAATCAAACAGCGAACAAAAGGCGGAAAGTGCAAATTATATCGAAAAAATGGAAGATGTAAAGAAGCGTATCCAAGATGAAGATATTGAGAGTGGAGAAGAAGGTGGAATCGCTTCAACTGGAAATAATAGTAGTACGACAATTCCTAAAAAGCGTGGCCGTCCTTCCAACCCAGACAAGGTGAAGAAGATGCCAAGTGGACGAGGCCGTGGTAGGCCAGCTAAGAATTCGACAAGCAGTGTTGCCGGCAAAAAGAGCGCCGCTGAACCGGTTTCCGATGATGATGCGCCGGTAGCTGCaaatggtggtggtggtgggggACGTGGCCGCCCTCCGAAATCTGCAAAAGGACGTGGTCGCCCAAAGAAGCAAGCGCCAGCATCCGAAGAAGATGATGAGGAAGCTGGTGTAGATGGTGAAGATGATGATGAGCAAAGTGACTACAAACCAAGTGGCCGAAAAGCGGGACGCAAATCGAAATCACCGAAGAAAGtaggaaaaccaaaaaaagcaaAGAGCGAAGACGAAGATGACGGTAAGTGTGTGAATACAGTTTGAAATCTAACGGTggataatacatacatatcatttttttttttatgaaatatttagaATCTGGAGAGGAAAAGCGTGTTGCTGGACGCGGCCGAGGTAAAAAAGCTGTAGCAACTGGAAAACGACCAACATCGTCTGCCGCCAATGGAGGAGTGCCGAAGAAACGAGGTCGACCATCGGGCTCTAAAAAGGTAGCCCCTGCTAAACCTGGTCGTAAACCCGCTAAAGGAGCTGATTCGGACGATGACGATTCACAGGATAAAGACGATAACGATGATATCGAATCATCCGAAGAAGAGCAGAAGAAATCCAAAAACAAGGAGGATACTGAGGACGATACGGCTGCAAATAGCAACGAAGATGACGATGATTTGGCAGATGGTGAGGAGTCCGCCGCTTAAAGCCGATAAAACTAATCATGGATTAAGATACGGCATacagaattatatatgtattaagcaAATCATCAGTATAATTCagtagcatatatacatacattcaaaacaaaaacatctcttcatatgcatttataaaacaacagttaaataaaaaatagtcataAGTTTGAAAAGGTTTGCATTCAGCTATTTACAAACGAATCGTTTCATTATATATATCATCACAATAGAAATGTATGCATATTGAGGAACATTAAAGTTCCGTGCCaccaacatacatatacattatttaacaaatttaatttggtggagatttatttaatttatacaatttGCTCACCAATATTAGGAATTGGTTAGActtctttatttggttttttcattttattttttaagcattgttCGATCATCTCGCTGTATTTGTAGCAAGTAAACATCTTTTAAATAGCAAATACATTTGATTGTCAGCCGCTGTAAACGTTTTTGAATAAACTTTCCATGTGCAACCTTATTTTATATGctgtgttgaattttttaattaaaatccatTAATAGATCGGCTTTTAGTTTATAATTGTACTGCAAAATCGTTTAAGTTCATATTCGTTGTACGCTTCGGGGCATTATTATACAACTTTAGTGTTGCGTGGAAGAACCCATTTCGTTATTTATTGTCGACGTATCCACCGTTGACCAGCGCATTCGTACATGACTCGGCGAAAATAAGTATTGGATTCGATACCCACTAGAATAAGTAAAAGTATACATAAAGAAGTCAATCAGGCAACATAGAGCCAATTATCATCAGCACGGACCTTGTTGCTTTGTTCTCACGACAATCGGATCTACGTAACCCGAAcgtcccggatttatattcggtcaaggactgtcacttcagcagcattgcccatatatatatgtatgtattcagaTTCAAGTGGAAGAAGAGAGCACTTTGTCGTGACCTAATTGTAGAAGTGGTGGGTGAGATAATGTGaatatagcaaaaattaaaaaaaaaacagttcatCAATAAAAAATTGGGCGTAACCTACTACTAGGTATTTGagtgagctcctcctcctagttgtggtgtgcgtcttgatgttgttccacaaatggagggacccctacagttttaagtcgactccaaacggctttttatgcggagctgtttcatggcagaaatatatgaTACTTGAAGGTTTGCCACTGCTTGCCGAGGTGCGACCGTTATTACAAAAAccaatgttaggttaggttaatttgaacaaaaaagataatacaaaatatagaaAGAACATAattgtttgtttaaaaaaaactatctaTTAAAGGTGTTAGCACAAGAACAGCAACAaccaataaaatgtattttgtttttgcaatttgttgtactgattgtcaaaatttctatgaaaatgtgaataaaaaacAGCCCACTGTgacaaatgaaatacaaaatcgCTAAATCAGTTGCTTTAGTGCCACCACAAAGGGGAAATTCTCCTTGCCTGATATCctgaaatatttgaagaattaTTGATTACAAAATTGTGCCTATCAGAGAGGTATGGCGTTACACTGCAGTAGTTACGTcagagaaatttgaaaatgcgACCAAGTatacaagaagaagaaactACACAAACAATTCACGAATAAGCTGCACAAGCGTGAAGTTGCACACACAGCGATTTTGCCGAATTCACCGGGAGCGAAATAGCGGTACGAGATGGACGTCACCTTTGTATTCTATACATCATTATATTCGGCCGAGAACTGTCAGTCCGTACATCAGTTTGCAATGTCCACAAAATTTAAAGGATTTTTTTAAGAGGTGCGCTCGTTTTTTGAGATTGCATAAAATATGGcaagaatattattttattatttatacaaaTCGCCAATTGGATATCGGTAGtatagctgatttgttttttcttgcgatttagtattttgaatgtaaaagtGAACTGCTTCTTTATTGTGGCTTTGTTTATTTACTCACATTCCGACATTCAAAATACCAAATTGGTAATAAAAaacgattgttgttgttgttgtagcagcataacattcaccgtacatacatacggggaatgctgctggagtgacagtccttggccggttataaatccgggtcgtttcggtaacttagaaccgactgtcgtggaaacgaaaaaaaaaacgccaagcTGTTGACAGAGAAATAGCGCACTTTCCCACAATAACATATAGTGATGATTATTTTCGCTGGATGACCTAGTGAACAGTTGTTTTTGCACAAatctattcttttatttcagtatTATGTTAGGTTGAACTGGTTAAATTTCCGTCacgttttaaataaacaaaaacaacgcaaAATAGGTAACAATTCAATACCTATAATTACGAGGAGCTCTAATAAAGGAATTCAGCACAATTTGAACTGAACACTGAAATAGCTCACTTTTATCTATCTGCAAGAAGAAACAGAAATTagttatttcaaaatttgtttattaattcgTTACCTGATTAGTATTTGGTTGagcgaataatttttaaaaattgcttcCCAACTGCGAAGTAAACATTATATTCTCCAAAGTAATAGAGTTTCACGTTTCCTGTACTCCTCGCCATAGTTCACTGGCATTTatgatacaatattttttttttgtccaacgTTAACCTTAGTTTCGTTCCAcagattttcaatggggttaagtttgggcatttttttcttctgcaAGCCGATTTTTCACCACTTTTGCTATATGCTTGTGGTCGTTATCGTTCATGAATGACCAGTTTAGCAGTATGGATTCAAAGGATTATGGTTCCATGGCATTTTTGAGAATATTAAGATAAGCTAACTTATATATATTGCTATTTATTCTCACTATTGGTCTAATTTCATTCGAAGAAATGATCCGCAAACATTCAAGTTAACCCCACCGCGCTTTACCGTCAGTCCGGTGAGGTCGATAAGAAAATCATATTCAGTGCTGCCATTAGGCGGGACTCACAATCAATGGCTGCCATCCAAAAAAATGTGCCAGCTGTTATTGaacattatataatattaaaattcgaGCGCTCTCAATGAAAACCCTTTTATAGTATAAACAATTAGTTTACATCATAGGGGGTATTTCTTCACTCGGGACCCCTATTAACTCCcaataaattcaaaactaaataaactaCTAATAAGAATTCTTATATAGaggaaatatttaatgaattaatgCACTCGGCGATATATATTAAAAGTGTGGCAACCCTTTTTTTGAAGCTTCACCAGATGATTTTTATTGCCAAGCAACCGGCTAATGATGCGCCAGGTTCGAGATGCTTAAACAATCGAAAGAGTCGTCATCGTCATCGCAAAAGTACAATCGAGTGAACAATCGACTCGTTGCTCAACAGTACCATCGAGATGTTTTTGGATTGTTTCGAGTCCACTGATTTTTAtcttatattacatatacattaaTTGATTATTATGAGGAGATTTAGATTTCATGGATTCGGAGTATTTCTCCGAGACAACCTTCtcgataaattttatatttgcctATTTTATGGCTATTTGCCTATTCTCtggtaaaaaaaagaggttgtctgtaaagtcggtttactgacgatagtttaacgtgataacgtcataagaaaatactgtttgaatggttgcatttttcaaaagaaaattttaattttatttgtttgatagatattttgtatggatatagagaatgagttaacattaacataacataatatactttaacataacataacataacataacataacataacataacataacataacataacataacataacataacataacataacataacataacataacataacatggtgttcaagcaaggtaacaacgcatgagcaagataacgacgcattttttggtgcgtgcagccggctacatagaattataagacgttatcacgtcaaaaaataataataacattaaaacaacaggtattattaacaaacgttttattttttttttttatcgttttattttaaattcttcaagtaaatcaaattaataataatcaataagaaggcatatgcaaatacaaatacgtgaatttatattatatatgtacatatgcgcatatacatacatatatacgctcacttaagtaggagagagcaagatgtcgaacgttgccgttcgtttgctttgtttgctttgtcgttcgttccgcgctttcacttgcagttcattcaaggtaacggcaatgagcaaggtaacgatacatgagcaaggtaacggcaatgagcaaggtaacactaatgagcaaggtaacggcaatgagcaaggtaacgacatattttttcgtgcgtgcagcctgttaaatcgaattataagacgttatcacgtcaatatgTTTAGATAGGTGTTTGCGCCGCGTATGCATGA
Coding sequences within:
- the LOC129253029 gene encoding nucleolin-like, giving the protein MEDVKKRIQDEDIESGEEGGIASTGNNSSTTIPKKRGRPSNPDKVKKMPSGRGRGRPAKNSTSSVAGKKSAAEPVSDDDAPVAANGGGGGGRGRPPKSAKGRGRPKKQAPASEEDDEEAGVDGEDDDEQSDYKPSGRKAGRKSKSPKKVGKPKKAKSEDEDDESGEEKRVAGRGRGKKAVATGKRPTSSAANGGVPKKRGRPSGSKKVAPAKPGRKPAKGADSDDDDSQDKDDNDDIESSEEEQKKSKNKEDTEDDTAANSNEDDDDLADGEESAA